In a single window of the Caulobacter soli genome:
- the rpsN gene encoding 30S ribosomal protein S14, protein MAKKSAVNRNLAVKALVKQFADKRAALKAIANDESLPLEERFEARLKLAKLPRSSSAVRIRNRCEVTGRPRAYYRKLKMSRIALRELGSQGQIPGLVKSSW, encoded by the coding sequence ATGGCCAAGAAAAGCGCCGTTAACCGTAATCTCGCGGTCAAGGCCCTCGTCAAGCAATTCGCCGACAAGCGCGCCGCGCTGAAGGCGATCGCCAACGACGAAAGCCTGCCGCTGGAAGAACGCTTCGAAGCCCGCCTGAAGCTCGCGAAGCTTCCGCGCAGCTCGTCGGCTGTTCGCATTCGCAACCGTTGCGAAGTGACCGGCCGCCCGCGCGCCTACTATCGCAAGCTGAAGATGAGCCGGATTGCTCTGCGCGAACTGGGTTCGCAAGGGCAGATCCCCGGCCTCGTCAAGTCGAGCTGGTGA